Proteins encoded together in one Prunus dulcis chromosome 3, ALMONDv2, whole genome shotgun sequence window:
- the LOC117622027 gene encoding putative fasciclin-like arabinogalactan protein 20, whose translation MAASSLLILLITLLSLSASPALATSVTLLKAAKVLSNSGFLSMALKLQLVSHSLEFESPTATIFAPPDLAFIRLGQPSLPLLLYHVSPRRLSLNTLKYLRPNTKIPTLLPNYTLTLTGSPNFQGYLSINNLTIDPNAVLDDGSVVIYGIDEFFNSSFLVDASSTTAPPLMSSVSGAHSPSPGPSANEDTEFESRRPGPESFRFVADLLRSKGYSIMAAFLDAQLVSFKRKTRLTIFAPVDEAIEDYQRNTTDYSLIFRQHVVPRMLLWQDLVGLDDGTMLPTFEEGFMINVIKFGEVPALNEVAVVSEDMYQNRWLVVHGLNRLLTSQEPKQQDPVDDIYTDAYVAQSVPHHDYGDFH comes from the coding sequence ATGGCGGCCTCGTCTCTCTTGATCCTTCTCATTACTCTCCTTTCGCTCTCTGCTTCTCCGGCTCTTGCTACCTCCGTAACCCTGTTGAAAGCAGCCAAGGTCCTCTCCAACTCTGGCTTCCTTTCCATGGCGCTAAAGCTTCAACTTGTCTCCCATTCCCTCGAATTTGAATCTCCCACCGCCACCATTTTCGCTCCTCCAGACCTCGCCTTCATTCGCTTGGGGCaaccctctctccctcttcttctgTACCACGTCTCCCCAAGAAGACTCTCCCTCAACACCCTCAAGTATCTTCGTCCCAACACCAAAATCCCAACTCTGCTCCCCAATTACACCTTGACCCTCACCGGGTCTCCAAATTTCCAAGGCTATTTGTCCATCAACAACCTCACGATTGATCCAAACGCTGTTCTGGATGATGGGTCGGTCGTCATTTACGGAATTGATGAGTTCTTCAATTCATCGTTCTTGGTCGATGCCTCTTCAACAACGGCTCCGCCATTGATGAGCTCTGTTTCAGGTGCTCATTCACCAAGCCCTGGTCCCAGTGCTAATGAAGATACGGAGTTCGAATCGCGCCGGCCTGGTCCTGAATCTTTCCGTTTCGTTGCGGATTTGCTGAGGTCTAAAGGGTATTCAATCATGGCCGCATTTCTTGATGCGCAGTTGGTGTCGTTCAAAAGGAAGACCAGGCTGACAATCTTCGCTCCGGTCGATGAGGCCATTGAAGATTACCAGAGGAACACCACCGATTACTCGTTGATCTTCCGGCAGCACGTCGTTCCAAGAATGCTTTTGTGGCAAGATTTGGTGGGGCTTGATGATGGGACCATGCTGCCAACTTTTGAAGAAGGGTTCATGATCAATGTGATCAAGTTTGGTGAAGTTCCGGCGCTTAATGAAGTTGCAGTGGTGTCTGAAGATATGTATCAGAATCGGTGGCTTGTTGTGCATGGCCTCAATCGGTTGCTGACATCGCAGGAGCCTAAGCAACAAGACCCAGTTGATGATATTTACACTGATGCATATGTCGCTCAGAGCGTGCCTCATCATGATTATGGTGACTTTCACTGA
- the LOC117622736 gene encoding ribonucleoside-diphosphate reductase small chain — MPAFPEEPLLAPNPDRFCMFPIQYPEIWEMYKKAEASFWTAEEVDLCQDLRHWETLTPGEKHFITHVLAFFAASDGIVLENLAGRFMKEVQVSEARAFYGFQIAIENIHSEMYSLLLETYIKDSDEKNRLFHAIDTIPCVTKKAQWALRWIDGSESFAERIVAFACVEGIFFSGSFCAIFWLKKRGLMPGLTFSNELISRDEGLHCDFACLLYSLLRKKLSEDRVKSIIRNAVEIEREFVCEALPCALVGMNGDLMSQYIEFVADRLLGELGYSKMYNVQNPFDWMELISLQGKTNFFEKRVGEYQKASVMNSINGNVDSHVFKMDADF, encoded by the coding sequence ATGCCTGCCTTCCCAGAAGAGCCATTGCTTGCTCCGAACCCGGACCGCTTCTGTATGTTCCCGATCCAATACCCGGAAATCTGGGAGATGTACAAGAAGGCCGAGGCCTCCTTCTGGACCGCCGAGGAGGTTGATCTCTGCCAGGACCTACGCCATTGGGAAACTCTAACCCCTGGTGAGAAGCACTTCATCACCCACGTGCTCGCCTTCTTCGCTGCCTCTGACGGCATCGTTTTGGAGAATCTCGCCGGAAGGTTCATGAAGGAAGTCCAGGTCTCCGAGGCTCGCGCCTTCTACGGCTTCCAGATCGCCATCGAGAACATCCACTCCGAGATGTACAGCCTCCTTCTGGAGACCTACATCAAGGACTCGGACGAGAAGAACAGGCTTTTTCACGCGATCGATACCATTCCCTGCGTCACGAAGAAGGCCCAGTGGGCCCTACGCTGGATCGACGGCTCAGAATCGTTTGCGGAGCGGATCGTGGCCTTTGCTTGCGTGGAAGGGATATTCTTCTCGGGCAGTTTTTGTGCGATATTTTGGCTAAAGAAGCGTGGGTTAATGCCGGGACTGACGTTCTCAAACGAGTTGATCTCGCGAGATGAGGGTTTGCACTGCGACTTCGCGTGCTTGCTGTACTCGCTGCTGAGGAAGAAGCTGAGCGAGGATCGAGTGAAGTCGATCATACGAAACGCGGtggagatagagagagagttcGTGTGCGAAGCCTTACCGTGCGCCCTGGTGGGGATGAACGGCGATCTGATGAGCCAGTACATCGAGTTCGTGGCGGACAGGCTGCTGGGTGAGCTTGGGTACTCGAAGATGTACAATGTGCAGAACCCGTTCGATTGGATGGAGCTGATCAGCCTGCAGGGGAAGACCAATTTCTTCGAGAAGAGGGTTGGGGAGTACCAGAAGGCTTCAGTGATGAATAGCATCAACGGCAATGTCGATTCGCATGTTTTCAAGATGGATGCGGATTTCTAA
- the LOC117622737 gene encoding uncharacterized protein LOC117622737 isoform X3, giving the protein MGSQLQNSSEMLSREQLLHLFDRFSFLTSQPDVKKRIADGVEDKQEAVAITTAIQEEIFLEMGIDPRFGISSLGKVNEKYENDQDMMIRFYKFIAREEMACDEAELGADEFAERMHSQEKLQEQQLEMLKHMRKFPLDDQSAILEKSLGR; this is encoded by the exons ATGGGTTCGCAGTTGCAGAACTCCTCAGAAATGCTGTCAAGGGAACAGTTGCTTCATCTCTTCGATCGATTCTCTTTCCTCACCTCTCAGCCCG ATGTGAAGAAAAGAATCGCTGATGGTGTTGAGGACAAACAG GAAGCTGTTGCCATAACCACTGCCATCCAGGAAGAGATATTTCTGGAGATGGGGATTG ATCCAAGGTTTGGCATATCATCCCTGGGAAAGgtgaatgaaaaatatgagaatGATCAGGATATGATGATCCGCTTTTATAAGTTCATTGCAAG GGAGGAGATGGCCTGTGATGAAGCTGAGCTTGGAGCAGATGAATTTGCGGAAAGGATGCATAGTCAAGAAAAATTACAGGAGCAG CAACTGGAGATGCTAAAGCACATGCGGAAATTTCCCCTGGATGATCAATCTGCAATCCTTGAGAAG AGTTTAGGAAGGTGA
- the LOC117622737 gene encoding uncharacterized protein LOC117622737 isoform X2 yields MGSQLQNSSEMLSREQLLHLFDRFSFLTSQPDVKKRIADGVEDKQEAVAITTAIQEEIFLEMGIDPRFGISSLGKVNEKYENDQDMMIRFYKFIAREEMACDEAELGADEFAERMHSQEKLQEQQLEMLKHMRKFPLDDQSAILEKLRQQMENADFDGAASVLSSEQIQEIVRRRVSPLFKPR; encoded by the exons ATGGGTTCGCAGTTGCAGAACTCCTCAGAAATGCTGTCAAGGGAACAGTTGCTTCATCTCTTCGATCGATTCTCTTTCCTCACCTCTCAGCCCG ATGTGAAGAAAAGAATCGCTGATGGTGTTGAGGACAAACAG GAAGCTGTTGCCATAACCACTGCCATCCAGGAAGAGATATTTCTGGAGATGGGGATTG ATCCAAGGTTTGGCATATCATCCCTGGGAAAGgtgaatgaaaaatatgagaatGATCAGGATATGATGATCCGCTTTTATAAGTTCATTGCAAG GGAGGAGATGGCCTGTGATGAAGCTGAGCTTGGAGCAGATGAATTTGCGGAAAGGATGCATAGTCAAGAAAAATTACAGGAGCAG CAACTGGAGATGCTAAAGCACATGCGGAAATTTCCCCTGGATGATCAATCTGCAATCCTTGAGAAG CTGCGTCAGCAGATGGAAAATGCCGATTTTGACGGTGCTGCATCAGTTTTGTCTTCAGAGCAGATTCAAGAGATTGTTCGGAGGAGGGTGTCTCCTTTATTTAAGCCAAGGTAG
- the LOC117622737 gene encoding uncharacterized protein LOC117622737 isoform X1 yields the protein MGSQLQNSSEMLSREQLLHLFDRFSFLTSQPDVKKRIADGVEDKQEAVAITTAIQEEIFLEMGIDPRFGISSLGKVNEKYENDQDMMIRFYKFIAREEMACDEAELGADEFAERMHSQEKLQEQQLEMLKHMRKFPLDDQSAILEKEGECNPNLKFEEQQSQYILNNILVRGIVHTAASADGKCRF from the exons ATGGGTTCGCAGTTGCAGAACTCCTCAGAAATGCTGTCAAGGGAACAGTTGCTTCATCTCTTCGATCGATTCTCTTTCCTCACCTCTCAGCCCG ATGTGAAGAAAAGAATCGCTGATGGTGTTGAGGACAAACAG GAAGCTGTTGCCATAACCACTGCCATCCAGGAAGAGATATTTCTGGAGATGGGGATTG ATCCAAGGTTTGGCATATCATCCCTGGGAAAGgtgaatgaaaaatatgagaatGATCAGGATATGATGATCCGCTTTTATAAGTTCATTGCAAG GGAGGAGATGGCCTGTGATGAAGCTGAGCTTGGAGCAGATGAATTTGCGGAAAGGATGCATAGTCAAGAAAAATTACAGGAGCAG CAACTGGAGATGCTAAAGCACATGCGGAAATTTCCCCTGGATGATCAATCTGCAATCCTTGAGAAG GAAGGTGAATGCAATCCCAATTTGAAATTCGAAGAACAACAAAGCCAATATATTCTGAATAACATATTGGTGCGGGGTATTGTTCATACAGCTGCGTCAGCAGATGGAAAATGCCGATTTTGA